The following are encoded together in the Bradyrhizobium genosp. L genome:
- a CDS encoding DUF6915 family protein has translation MAHPYHHAVRSARLFGGVPEDYLPIHDWFDESKAHLADVRHRALRHHSEGIFLCETIFGATLTNSVGKQVPVRTVGEQHVKDDLGWIPSVKDWLQHLEMQPWMGRTPFRPQTDEAGAADDVRVT, from the coding sequence ATGGCGCATCCCTATCATCACGCAGTTCGCTCGGCCCGTCTGTTCGGCGGCGTACCTGAGGATTATCTCCCGATCCACGACTGGTTCGACGAGAGCAAGGCACATCTTGCCGATGTGCGGCACCGCGCGCTCCGTCATCACAGCGAAGGCATCTTCCTCTGCGAGACGATTTTCGGCGCGACGCTGACCAACAGTGTCGGCAAGCAGGTGCCGGTGCGCACGGTCGGCGAACAGCACGTCAAAGACGATCTTGGCTGGATCCCGTCGGTCAAGGATTGGCTGCAACATCTGGAAATGCAGCCCTGGATGGGACGGACGCCGTTTCGGCCGCAGACGGACGAAGCCGGCGCGGCCGATGACGTTCGTGTGACCTGA